The DNA window ACATCGGCGACTTTCACAACTCCCAATCATCGCTCAAGTGCTTCGTTCTTGGACGCTCTTCGTGCTGCACAACACTGGATAACCACCTCTCCAGTTGGTATTCTGAACAACGTCACCCTAGGAAAGTAGTATCACCGTCACCGCATCATCCTTCCATTATCAGTCTAGATGCTGCGTCCTCATCCAAGGCTGTATGACTGCATGGTGTTTCAGGCGCAGGGTTGCAGAAACAACTGCTTGTAAGACTGCTACGTCTGACACAAACATCCATCCAAGCTTTGATCAATCCTCTCGCTGCCTACAGACATACATATGCCCAAATGCTCTGAGCAGACGAATGCATAGTACCACCCTCATTCTATAATAGGATAGTGCCGCTCTCAGCCACGACATTCCAGAATCAATTGCTGATCCTGCATGACTGCATATCCGGCAAGGCAAGGCGGGCATGATCGCGGCCGGTCCCCTGAGAAGCAACTTTGCATCCTTCAACCCCCCCCGTCAATGTTGCATCCGGACAACGTGGCTCAACCCTTTAAACGCTGCACGATCCGGGGCCTGTTTCGATTTCCCATGGGACAAGCCCCCCCCCTATTCGGGCAAGTATTCAGCAATCCCCCCCCTCAAGGACCCTGCATGGAGCAGGGAACACGCGCGAGTCTTCCCAATGCAGCGCTCGGTGAAGGCAAAATGCCACCTCGAATCAGGCTGCACATGTGTGTGCCTggatgagaaaaggaaggaAGAACCAGGTTCTTGGCGGTAAAGCAACTCTCGGAAGTAACCCTTGGCTCGGCCGAGGGCTTCTACGGCCTTATTCCATTATCCAGAGTCTCTTAACCCGTACGTCGTTGAGCAATGCGCACTGCATGTCGGCCCTATTTGCGCCAGGGATTCAATGGCAAGGAATAGTGGCTCTCTCATcaatcctcgtcttcttgtccCTGGTCTTTCATCTCCGCCTAAAGGGCTGCATATACCAACCATCAACTTATACCACATGGAGAATATTGCGGGCTTTCCCCCCCTCCAAGCCCAAAGCAAaggagcaaaaagaaaagaaaaacaagaaacaagacGAGCAAGGGAGGGACCCCCCTTGCAAACGGCAAAACGTTCAATTGCCGGATTATCTCATGGCATCAAACTAGCCAACTACCTGATAGGGACATGGCTGTGAGCTTTGTCTGTTTCACTCCAGACAAAGGTTAGCGTTATGCGGGGGATCCTCAAGATTACGACGTTGAATAAGGGGATTATTCGCCAGtcagccaaaaaaaaaacacggcGGCTTGTCCTTGCGCGAAAACTAGACAGACGCCTTGTTGATAAGACTTTGCATACCTTGTAACAGCTGTGATGCTACAGTAACTttatgaaaagaaaataacaTGGGAGGGGGAAGAAACAATACCCGAAACTCCCGAAACTCCGCACAATCAAAACGCAAACCAAGGATACATCGCCATTGCATGATTTGTGACGAATCGGCCTACTCCGACATCCTAGCAATGAGAGATGCCATGACAAAAACGTGAGATAAGCATCGTGAACAGGGTCCGTTATCATGTCAGCGTAGATCTCCCATTCTAACCATTTTGAGCTTCCCAAGGGACGAGACCATAAGAAAGTCTCCGAAGAAGGATGACATTAATTAATACGAGTCTATGCTTTGGAGGTGATGACGAGATATTCACATGCCTGTGCGTAAAAGCTTTCGACGCGTGAGAATTGGCCTGCTTTACCTGCGAAGCTGGCTGATACAATTAGCAATGAATAGAGCGAGCAACGTCATCGGAATAATTTTTGATATTCCATTTCATTAATACTTTTCTTCTATCCGCTTCTTCAAACCCACCCCCTCATTCTCATCTGCCCATTCCTAGGCCCAAAGCTGGGCCTgtcaagaaaacaaaaaaaagataaaaaggcCAAACGCCATCGCTCCTAGTCTCCAATTCCCTTTCAACAGGTTAGAAAAAAATATGTATACTTTGTGGGTTAGTCGTACAttctctccctccctccaTTCCATGAAATGACATGTATCGCTCTGTTCGAGCATCTTTCCACCGTGGCTCTCTTGCCCAAGTAGAGCTCATTCACACGCGTTCACCTGTGATTTCCTACTCCCTTTTCAACTTTGCATGAAAGTAGCAAATGGGGCTTATATCGACGAAGGAGCGGCATCCCTCCTCCAGCCTTTATTCCGCATGTTCGACTCGATAGACTTCCAGATGTACTCCACGACCTCCTTGTCTCTGAACCGCGAAGCGACGTCGTCCTCGCCTCTCCAGCGGTCAACGCTTGTAGTCGTGACGCGGTGGCCCCAGCCGCGGATATTATCCGGCGCCAGCTCGCCTCTCCATCCGACATACACGCCCATGGTATGCTTGAATAGGTCATTCGGATTGCTCCACTTGTAATTTTTAAACTGCCACGTCTGGCCTGTCGTAAAGACGGCAACAATGCGGTTCCAGTACTCAGGCTTAAACTGCTCCGACCCTTCGACGAGGATAAAACGCATAGGTCGATTTGGGTCGATGCCGGGGATGATGCGCTGGACGTGCAGCATGGAGGCGGTGGACGCCCCCGCATCGGGAGGCACAAACTTGCCATCCTCGAGGAATGAGCGGGCATTGGACATGCgcaggagagaagaggcggaTGGAGAGAGCAAGATGATGGGGTCGGGGCGACGGGTAGGGCCTTTTTGGTTGATGGAGAGAGACTGGGCCGAGCTGATGGCCGAAGACTGAGACTTCTTTTGGAGGAAGGGGATGGCGAGTTTCCGCACGTGGGAGAAATCCTATTGCCTAGTTAGCCAGCTGTAGAATGACATCCACACGCGATGCGCAGGATAAATGTAGCTTTAGCTAGTCACATCACTTACCGTGGGTTTGATGCCCCTCAGAATTGAATTGCGGTCGCCCATTCTGCGCTCACCGTCATACACGCTTGCCAGCCTCGGGTCGATTGTCCCCTTGCCTGATCTCGCCGAGGCAGCCAAGGCCGCAGCGCCGGTCTTTGAGGACAGGGTCGTtccagcagccgctgcaCCAGCATCTCCCGCTATAGGCTTGATATACTCGCTTTCCTCGCTAGCACCTTCGAGCCAAGTGATCAAATCGAGTCTTTCAATGAAACCCAGGTTCTGAACCTTGCCGCTCGATCCACTCGCGCCGAGCTCGTCATTGAGCGTCGTAGCCGAGGCATTGTATTCCGGGATGGCAAGCTCGCGGTTCAGCCAGGCGAAGTAGATACTACGCAGGTCGACCGGCTTATCGCTAGAGACGAAGCGCGTGGGCGAGTCTATCGGCAGCGCGAGCGAGAGGCCTGTGAACTGCAGGTGCGTGGCctgcgagagagagacttCGGCGGCGGAAGGGTCGTCGGACGCGCTCGGGATGAAGGGCtggccgctggagatggattgGCGGAGGACGAGGAGCGGATCATGGTCTGTGGGTGCCATGATGAACGCGAGGGGCGCGCAAAAAAGACGGGAAAAAGGATAGGAGCTGTTGAGAGAGACGGGTGCTCTCCGATTGGGAGGAAATGGGCGACGGGCGGAGGAGATGATCAATGATGGTTTATGAGGAGCCGATTGGTATGCCGCAGCGCATGGAGAATAAAGTCTGTTTGTGATGGAAGGCTggggttgatgatgaagagaggctGAGGATGAGGTTGACGGAGAGAGGTTGAGTGTTTGGTGCagcaaggctgagaagcTAGCCGCAGGCTAAAAAGATGCAGCGGCGTGTCGGCCAATTAGGATACAGCATGATTCCCAACTCATCCACGAGTGATGCCGGCTAGAACAAGGACAGTATTGACGATGACAACAATAACTATGATAAAAATAATGTATTTCAAACGGCAATGCTTAAAATGATGCTAAACTAGTGATATGATTGAAGCTTGAGAGTGACAGCATGTATTTATTACATGGATACTTGGTGGCAATACAGTGAATGGATTCAGCAGTGAAGCCACAACACATTGATAATGTAGCTCTAGTTCATTTGTCATAGCGCTCTGTATTTATTTACAAAAGGTATAACCAAAGACATATGCCCCGAATGCTAAGCGGGATGTCCAGTCTTAACTCCGCCCCTTCAAGCTCTGTGTAGAGGCTCAAACACAACTTATGAAAaccaaacaagaaaaaagcctACCCAGTAAAACAAATGGCCTTTACATGTGCCTTGCAGAAATCCATCCAACGCCAATGCAGCCGTGcattcattttcttctttcttttatataccAAGAATAAGCTTCATGCGTTCATAAGTGTAAAAGCTCACCGCTGCCAGAGGCACGACCTTGACGTATCCGATTGTGaggccgacgaagaagccccGGATTCCTCGCTCTTTCAGGATCATGGCTGCTGTCTCTCCAACTCGCAGTCTTCGACCATCACCAACAGCACCGCCAACTTGCATGCGCCGCCGGACTACTTCGAGGGGATATGAGCTTGTCTGTGAGATCATTCCGGCCACGCCTCCGGCAGTAAGTTCGGCCCAAGATCGAAGCGCGGCAGGCTTCCCTTCAGGGTGGTTCGCCTTCTTCGGCAGAGTTGTATGCTCGGCGATGGAATGATGGCGTAGTAGGTCTGTCATGGTGTCATGAGTGAGGAAAGACACGCCAGCATATGGCAGCATGCCCAGCATGGTGGGGGCGAAACCGCGGTAAAAGTTGACTAAACCGACTCGCGGCGCGACAGATTcgacggcagcggcggcagagtCTACAGCTGTCGCAATTGAAGGCGAGTTTGGTAGTTTTGCGGTTCGAGCTTTCTCAATAGGGTGTTCGTTGTAGATTTGGCGACATATTGATGTCAATGATGAGCGGCCATCCCGTCTAGTCTCAAAGGCGAGGCGAACTCGAACAACCTCTAGAGGATATGTGAAGAAAACAGATGTTACGCCCGCGAGGCTGCCGCTGATCAGCCGTCGGAATGGCGTCTCGTGGTGTTTGTCGGGGATAAAGATGTTGCGAATCTGCTCGTAAGCAAGGAATTTGATGCCGGCATAGGGGAAAATTCTAAGTAGGGTCGCTGAGTGGCCTCTGAAAAGCCCTCGGCCGCCCTCTTGGAGATATATGTCTTTCATTGCGGTAGCGACTCCAAAAGAGGAGCCCGTATATTTTGCGAACTGGGGGTTGCTGGTTTGGAAGAGGATCTTGACACGATCAAGGGGCGCCACTGTCGTTTTTGCCTGTCATGAAGGGAGTTAGCAACGCAATATTCCATCGATTTCGGCTGACTATAATTTTGTGCGAATTTCGCATGTAATATTGGATGTTTGGGACCAACAACTTACGGCGCATCCTGCGAGGCCACCGGCGACACCGGACCTCCAGATATAATCCCACGAACGAGTCTTTGCGCGATGTGCCGAGAGTTCGTCGCCTTTcggagaagcagcttcttttctcctggGAGCCGCAGACGCCGTCGCGCCCACGGCCGCGCCATGCTGCAGAGCTTTGTCGCGTGCTATGTCGGCCATGGAGCCATGATCCGCATAGGCGGACGGCATTGCAGCGCAATCAGTCGCAGTCGCACAAGTACCTGAGTCTGATGGATTCTATAAAAGAGACATGCCCGCAGAGCTGACGGAAATGCGaatcaaggaaaagggagaaggcAAGACAAAGAGTAAGAGacgaaggaaaaaaaaaaaaggaacgaTCAAACGGTAAACGAAGACAAATGCTTAGGGGGGCTGAAGGCTTGATAATTCCCAGGATCAggacgagaaaaagaaatcgaTAAACTCGGCTCCCTGCGAGCGCTCCGAGACGTCATTTGCTTTGTGCGACGAGGTACTTGGATGGTACATGAGCGGACCGCATGTCGAGCCTGGATTTTGGTCACCTGCCCGTGTGCTCTGGCCTGTGCCGAAGTCGTTTGCCGGTCACCAACCGCCACTGAGGGGAGCTTTTTTAGAGCCGTAGGGTCTCCGGGGCCGAGGATTGCCGAAGATTGAGCCGTTTGGGGTGAAACGCCTATTTCGAGGTACCAGGGCGGTTCCAGTCCTGTTCCTACCGGCGCATGCCGTTGACAGCCATTTGTTTGTATTTTGGATATAGATTCACCCTATCGCAGCTTGTGCCTTGAAGCAAACACTTTTCGTGGCGCTCTCCGCATTCCTTGGCCATTGTCCCGCCGTTGCCGTAGCTGCATTGACCATCCAGCTACCGTCTTTTGAAGTCGTCTCAATCTTTATTGGCCCAATACACAGTACAGGTACCTGTAGGAACCTACAGCGTGCAGGTGGCCTAGTAGCCGACTAAGAGCCTGTAGTTTGCTCTGTGCCAAATTCAGATTTTCTCGTGATTGTAACGCGATGCCTGCATAATCCCTGCGTCACAGCtcgctggcaatggcctctGTCAGCGCATGTGACGAAGCATCACCACCGTCTTCAACCGcagcgccgcctcctccaaccACATCGTCAATCCTCTTCCACGCCGGCAATGTCGTCCTGCTCGACATCCCCAGATCCCTAGAAGAGGCCCAAGTGCTCCCCGGCCTCCCGCCATCGGCGCGAATCGTTTCTGGGGCCCCGCCACTCAAGCCATTCACCACCCCGGAGCCGCGAGATGGGGCAACAGCTGATCATTGGCTGCGCAGCTCGCAGTCTGCGGGAGCTCATATTGCAGACTTGatggccgcagcagccgtgCAGAGCGCTCTGGACCAGCTTCATAGCCGATATGCGGGACTGTTTTGCCTCCCCCGGCTTTGCAATGCCCCGGATGGGCTGATTCCCCAGGATTTCAATGACAGAAAGATTGACACTGGTGGCACCACTTCTGCTGATACTGCTACCAGCACTGCAACTTCTGCAATGGATGCCATCAGGACCCCCCCCTAGGGCTGAGTACTTGCACGGATCTATCCGTCATCTGCGGCAGACATTCATTGATCGAGCGCCGCAATTCCGTCTCATGGTCTTCGATCCCCCGTGGCCAAATCGATCAGCCcggaggaagaaggcgggcAGTTACAACACTGCCTCGAACCTCTCAGAAATACAAAAACTCCTCTCTAGCATACCCGTGGCCTCTCATCTTGCTTCTGATGGCTTGGTGGCCATGTGGATCACTAACAAATCCAGCGTTCTTGACCTAGTAACCTCATCCAAAGGACTCTTTGCATCCTGGGGCCTCGAACTGGTAACGCAGTGGACGTGGCTCAAAATCACCTCATTAGGCGAGCCTCTGTTTGATATAGAGTCTACGTGGCGAAAACCATGGGAGACGCTGCTGATTGCAAAACGCATCAGCGCCAAGGCACCGGAGACTCTCAAGCCTCGAGTCATCCTGGCAGTTCCAGACGTACATTCACGGAAGCCAAATCTTCGGCGACTGTTTGAAGAATACCTTGGTCAAGATTACACAGCTTTGGAGGTATTTGCCCGCAACCTCACCTCTGGCTGGTGGAGCTGGGGAGACCAAGTCCTGCAGTTTCAGGCACCAGAGCATTGGGTCGATGTTGAGATTTCAACGACGATTGTATGAAACCAATGGTTAAATGTAAAGCATAGGCGAggaaattttctttttttacaagTTCAAAAGTAATATACATAATACATATATGCACATGATATGCGTCTAAGTCATACACTGGCCAATTGCCGTAGTCTCCCTTTTTCCTGTATATCCCAATAGATTGCGGGGAGAAAAATCAGTGTGCGTGCTCCCTCATCAAGTTTTccattttgtctttttttcttctcctttccttCATGATGCTGTTGTCTCGGCTGGTTTCCTagccttctctttctccagAATCTGATCCCACCGAGGATCCAGCGCCACATCGTTTGACCACTTGACTTCTCCAGACAACATCTGCTTAGCCAGCTTGCCCAATTCTTCTCGGTCTTTTGATACAGGTTCCTTGCTCTTGAGTGGAATCTGCATCTTCTGTCGCACGAGCTGCTCCTCGTTCCTCTTCTCAATCGTGTCCTCGCGCATCTTCCACAGGTCATTGCTCCAGGGCTCCAGATCCGTAGGGACGTCCGGCCACTGGAAAGGCTTCGCCAGCTCGACGGTCATGACCTTCTGGGGCTGCGGTCGGTACCAGGAGCGAGAGCTGGTGCTGCGCTGAGTGaggggctgctgcttgacGTAGGCTCGCACTTTGGTGACCTCGACGTTGTACAGGTTCCATAGATAGTCTCGCAGATCGAATTTTGTGAATCGCAGAGGGACTTTGAAGCAGGCCTCGTTGGGCGGGAGGTGCTCTTTTCGGAGCATCGTGATGACATGATTGGGTCTGTGGGCAAGGGTGAGCATGAGGCTTTGCGCGAGGGGAGTTCAGACGTGGAATTGGATTTCGGCGTACAGGTAAACTTGCTTCTGACCCAGCTTGAACGCGGGCAATTGGCGCGCAGCCGCCTTGACTGcttcggccatggctgcagcaatgaGAATGGTTTCTGCTTGTCTGTGTTATATCATCAACCAGCTAGGATTTCGATATCCAAAGTTTTGTCTATGTGGGGTCATGATTGGCTGATGGGCTGTGGCTAAACTACAGTAGATGTCATTCCGACACTGTACATTTGTACTGTATTAAACTGCACCCGTATaaacgtcgtcttcatcgtgcGAGTCTTTTTACGGCGGACACCATGTAGCAGCCGATTCAATTAACCAATCAAGCCCTGCGGCCAGTAGCTTAATATTTCCTCAACCTCGCCAATGGTAAACGTTCATGCCAGTCTTCAGTAACGAATAGTATAGGTAACACGTATTCAACGGACAAAGTGTAGCATCTTGGATCAGAATATATAGTTCAAAGGGCGCAGCTTTTTACACACATTCATCTTGTGATTTCGATGCCATAGGCCGCTCGCAATTACAGTCGAGTCGGCCGATGAGAAGCTAAATATCTGCATTTACTTACTTGTTATTGTACCTGGATACCGAGTTCTCCCATCCACGCATTCACTTGCTCATTCAATCGAGCTCAGCGCGCAACATGGCAGCACAAGACGTCGAGCATGACATTGTGTTGTACGACTTGGCTTGCACCAAGAATGTCTGCTTCTCGCCTGTCGTATGGCGCATCCGCATGATGCTCAACTACAAGCAAATTCCGTACAAGACCGTCTTCCTCGAGATGCCAGACATCGAGCCTACACTGAAAGAGCTGTGAGTATATCTCTTTCCTTTAAAACTCCCGTTCAAGTATCTGTTTCAAACGTATTTCATGTTACTTGTCTCTCTCACCGAAGCCTCTGTCTCTCCAAATATGTAGCTTCAAGTCGTGGCTGCAGTGATGGAAATTCACTAACATGAAGAACAACAGAGGTTTGCCCCCTCACGATCCTGCTACAGGAAATACAAAGGACTACACGGTCCCCGCCATCTACCATGTACCGACAAACAAATATGTCATGGATTCACCTGCCGTCGCCAAGTTCATTGAGTCGACCTATCCTGATCCGCCTGTGCAGCTCGACTCAGAGCTAGGCACCCAGATCATGCTCAAATTACGCGCAGAAGTTGGCCCAACTGTCCAAAAATCAATAATGCCGCGCGAGGCTctcatcttttctcctcGCGCAGAAGCGTACTTTCGACGCGCTCGTGAGGCTCGGGTTGGCTGTCCACTGGTAGAGCTGCTcgagggcgaagatgaggcATGGGAGGCGTTGGAAGGCAATTCAAAGGCTATTGGCGCTTTGATGCGCACAAATAAGGCTAATGGGCCGTTTATTCTCGGTGCCCGGCCGAGCTTGATGGACTTTTTCGTTGCAGGATCTATCCAGACCGCCAAGGTGATTGATGAAGGCGTGTTCCAGAGGATTTTGAAGCTGCCTGGGTATTTGGAGATTTACGAGGCATGTCAGCCTTTTATGCAGAAGAAGGATTGAGTTTGGAGACTGTAGATTGGACAGAGTGACTGTCCATAGAGAATGTATGAGATGTAACCAGACCATGTCATTCTGTTATACCACAGCCATTCGACAGACCATAATGGTCGGCGCTTGTTTTTGCCTGTTTCCTATCCGCCATCTAGTAAATGCGGCTCAGTTGAGCATATGGATAATAAATGAGGAGGAAACAATTGAACTTGGCTTAGCTGGCGTTTGGGACCATATATAGCTTTGTGCACTGCTCTGAACATGACCAGAATTGTTGCGTTTGATGATAACCTGGGAGGCTCATTGAGAATGCTTTCATGTTGCAATGACTTGAACTTTGGCGCCCATTCACTCATTGCTGAACACCAAAGTCAGATACAGAGGGCTTTGCTGCAAGTATCGGCTCCCTACAGCTGGCATCCCGTACTTGCAGTCATTCTTGCTGCACCTCCCCTCAATGCCTGGACAGCTGCCTGGCACTAGCAAACGGCCTGCTTCAGCACTCGAGGTGCTAATAAAAGCATCAACCTGCTTCCAAAAACACCTCTACTCAGATAAACGTCACTCAGTCTGCTACAGCCAAGTCAAACGTGGAATTTGCAACCCAGCTCGTCGTCCCACAACTAGGGGGCGAGACTCACCTACCAGCTTCCACTTGTTCCCAAATGCAATGTGCGACACCCACCATCTCCATGAACCTCACGAGTTGATTATGCGTCTATCCATGGAAACCACGACAACAAGTAGCGAGGCTACCTCTCGGCCGTCTCCTGGACGTCGAACTCCTCGGCGCAAAAGTGCAAAGAGACATCGCGGGACGCCATCAAGGAGTCGCAATACCACACCACGAAGTTCTCCTAGCAAAGATTCTGCTTCGCCCAAGAAAACGGCCTATACTCCGATAAAGATACGGGGAGACGAGGATGGCCAAGGCACGCTCGTCAGCAACAGGACACTGGCAGATATGCAAATGGCAAAGAGGAACTATCTTGGGAGGCTGGAGTGGGCAAAAGGCGAGGAGCAGCTTTTCGAAATCTTGTTCCTGAGACAGGATATACCGCTATTGCCGCTACACTGGGAAGTTGATTTTCGAGGCATACCCATCTCAGGAGactgcttttgctgcaagAAAGGGGAGAACCCCATCATCTATGCGCACACGAGCACTTTTCTAGGTCAGAGACTACGTAAAATATCTCCCAAtggccccccctttccccctCATTCACTTCTTTTCATACAAGATTCTGCAGTTTCAAGCTGACTTGACATGCAGCCACTACGGCGTTGACGAGATTAATCGACCTGACTGCCTGTGTTCGGACAGCCTGTCAGTCTGGGCTACGAAGAAAGACACCGCTGATGATCAAGAAGGCCTTGGATAAGTTCATAAGATGGGCTGCCGAGGACGGAGGATACAACCATCTGCAATACACCCTCAACGTCCTTGTCGAGATCCTTGACAAGGACGTCGAGCAAGCTGATCTCACGAGCATCATAGAGGCGCGAATGAACGCATTGGCAAGATTGCATCGTAAAAATCTCGTCAT is part of the Trichoderma atroviride chromosome 1, complete sequence genome and encodes:
- a CDS encoding uncharacterized protein (EggNog:ENOG41~SECRETED:SignalP(1-21)), translating into MTERLTLVAPLLLILLPALQLLQWMPSGPPPRAEYLHGSIRHLRQTFIDRAPQFRLMVFDPPWPNRSARRKKAGSYNTASNLSEIQKLLSSIPVASHLASDGLVAMWITNKSSVLDLVTSSKGLFASWGLELVTQWTWLKITSLGEPLFDIESTWRKPWETLLIAKRISAKAPETLKPRVILAVPDVHSRKPNLRRLFEEYLGQDYTALEVFARNLTSGWWSWGDQVLQFQAPEHWVDVEISTTIV
- a CDS encoding uncharacterized protein (BUSCO:EOG092D29G7~TransMembrane:1 (o363-385i)); this encodes MPSAYADHGSMADIARDKALQHGAAVGATASAAPRRKEAASPKGDELSAHRAKTRSWDYIWRSGVAGGLAGCAAKTTVAPLDRVKILFQTSNPQFAKYTGSSFGVATAMKDIYLQEGGRGLFRGHSATLLRIFPYAGIKFLAYEQIRNIFIPDKHHETPFRRLISGSLAGVTSVFFTYPLEVVRVRLAFETRRDGRSSLTSICRQIYNEHPIEKARTAKLPNSPSIATAVDSAAAAVESVAPRVGLVNFYRGFAPTMLGMLPYAGVSFLTHDTMTDLLRHHSIAEHTTLPKKANHPEGKPAALRSWAELTAGGVAGMISQTSSYPLEVVRRRMQVGGAVGDGRRLRVGETAAMILKERGIRGFFVGLTIGYVKVVPLAAVSFYTYERMKLILGI
- a CDS encoding uncharacterized protein (EggNog:ENOG41); protein product: MCDTHHLHEPHELIMRLSMETTTTSSEATSRPSPGRRTPRRKSAKRHRGTPSRSRNTTPRSSPSKDSASPKKTAYTPIKIRGDEDGQGTLVSNRTLADMQMAKRNYLGRLEWAKGEEQLFEILFLRQDIPLLPLHWEVDFRGIPISGDCFCCKKGENPIIYAHTSTFLATTALTRLIDLTACVRTACQSGLRRKTPLMIKKALDKFIRWAAEDGGYNHLQYTLNVLVEILDKDVEQADLTSIIEARMNALARLHRKNLVIDQNVTESMDVDRQVEMQIKSETEASDAQQQQLLKQRGRSWGEIGFTYHE
- a CDS encoding uncharacterized protein (TransMembrane:1 (o58-77i)), which translates into the protein MRKGRKNQVLGGKATLGSNPWLGRGLLRPYSIIQSLLTRTSLSNAHCMSALFAPGIQWQGIVALSSILVFLSLVFHLRLKGCIYQPSTYTTWRILRAFPPSKPKAKEQKEKKNKKQDEQGRDPPCKRQNVQLPDYLMASN
- a CDS encoding uncharacterized protein (EggNog:ENOG41); this encodes MAAQDVEHDIVLYDLACTKNVCFSPVVWRIRMMLNYKQIPYKTVFLEMPDIEPTLKELGLPPHDPATGNTKDYTVPAIYHVPTNKYVMDSPAVAKFIESTYPDPPVQLDSELGTQIMLKLRAEVGPTVQKSIMPREALIFSPRAEAYFRRAREARVGCPLVELLEGEDEAWEALEGNSKAIGALMRTNKANGPFILGARPSLMDFFVAGSIQTAKVIDEGVFQRILKLPGYLEIYEACQPFMQKKD
- a CDS encoding mitochondrial 54S ribosomal protein uL23m (BUSCO:EOG092D3V1W); the encoded protein is MAEAVKAAARQLPAFKLGQKQVYLPNHVITMLRKEHLPPNEACFKVPLRFTKFDLRDYLWNLYNVEVTKVRAYVKQQPLTQRSTSSRSWYRPQPQKVMTVELAKPFQWPDVPTDLEPWSNDLWKMREDTIEKRNEEQLVRQKMQIPLKSKEPVSKDREELGKLAKQMLSGEVKWSNDVALDPRWDQILEKEKARKPAETTAS